One region of Pseudomonas alvandae genomic DNA includes:
- a CDS encoding DUF488 domain-containing protein, translated as MIQCKRAYETASAEDGVRVLVDRLWPRSCPKDALAIAEWLPEVGPSHALRKAFKAGAVSFAEFRAAYRRELAARPEHWWKLVDVARGGTLTLVYAAKSTRENNAVVLAQWLEDEVDKRAEGNSPVCYLDEFPEL; from the coding sequence ATGATCCAATGTAAACGCGCCTATGAAACAGCCAGCGCCGAGGATGGCGTGCGGGTGCTGGTCGACCGGCTGTGGCCGCGTAGTTGCCCCAAGGATGCCCTGGCGATTGCCGAGTGGCTGCCGGAGGTGGGGCCTTCCCACGCACTGCGCAAGGCGTTCAAGGCGGGGGCGGTTTCGTTTGCCGAGTTCAGGGCGGCCTATCGGCGTGAGCTGGCGGCCCGACCGGAGCATTGGTGGAAGTTGGTGGACGTCGCGCGGGGCGGGACGCTTACCCTGGTGTATGCGGCCAAGTCGACGCGCGAGAACAATGCGGTGGTGTTGGCGCAGTGGTTGGAGGATGAGGTGGATAAGCGCGCGGAGGGGAACTCGCCGGTGTGTTATCTGGATGAGTTCCCGGAGCTCTGA